From the genome of Portunus trituberculatus isolate SZX2019 chromosome 5, ASM1759143v1, whole genome shotgun sequence:
cattttattgacattaggaagggtctatggaggtcagaagattaatggccactgtcttcactattttaatctgcCACATGAGTTTCagttgtataagatcaccaaatagtaaccagagtgaatatggaaacacatcctgATATTGAAAGGATGAAGTGAGtaatggcatgtgtgtgtgtatgtgtgtgcagaGTTGGTGGAGGGCATCGGTGCACCCAGCAAGGAGAGACAAGACAGCCTGCTCAACACCGCCCATGAGTTGTGTTTCAGCCACGCCGCCTCCCTGCCTGTCATCAGCAACTTTCTGCTGGAACTCATGCCAGTCTGGAACCACAGCGACAACTTCAAGAAGGTGAGGCACTGCAACACCCAGCACACCCTCCTGAGACCACCACAACTCGCAagcacaccctgacacactgacacaccctTCAAACACCATCCCAACACTCAAGCACATCCTGACACACCCCTCCAGATACTACAACACTAACCACCCTCCAGACACCACCCCAACACACAAGCACACCCTGATACATCCTTCAGACATTGTCCAAACACTCcctgacaccctgacacaccttccagacaccacaacaacactcaAGCACACCCTGACACCTCATACACCACCTAAACACTCAGAGCACACCttgacaccctgacacaccctccAGACACTACCTGATACCCTGACAAACTCCCAACATACCTTGACACACCTTCACATCTTCCAAACACTTCATACAACATCCTGACACACCCTGACACTCTTTTAACATACCTTGACACACCTTCACATCTTCCAAACACCTCATAGACACCCTGACACACTCTGACACTCTTTTAACATACCTTGACATACCTTCACATCTTCCAAACACCTCATATGACACTCTGACACACTcctgagacacacagacaccttaacacaccctgacaccccttcacaaacacctctcacacctcaccaccacccagaCACCCCCCTAACTCACCCCACAATCTTCCTGTAGGTGGTGAGACTGCTGGAGTTCGTTGGCTTCACCTCCACGGCCAACCTGTCTCCTTCGGTGCTGCGGGTGGTGGAGCAGCTCATGCTATCCCAGCCGCTCATTGTCTGGTGTCGCGTGGTGGAGTCCGTCACTGCCATGGTGTGTCGCTGGCTCATCACCGAACACCAGGAAAGGACCAGTGGCTCATCAGGTTCGTGgtgtgagtgatgtgtgtggagtgtggtgtgtcgCTGGGTCATCACCAAACACCAGAAAAAGACCAGTGGTGCACCAGGTTTGTGGATTAGTGTGAGTGGAATGTTGTGTGGAGTTTAGTAGGTGATCTGCTCTCTAAACCACCCACAATGCACCACACAGATGGACATGACTGGCCACAGCAAGAGGAGTACAGTAGCGCACTCACTGGGGCCTGGTTCGTCACAAAGAGGCTGGAGAGAATGTTCCTGTTTGGTGTGCTTGAGTATGAATCCCATCCACTTGTCATCCACCACATCCTTGACTACTATACCCAGGTGAGtgcaggggtggaggggagcTGTGTTTTGTTCATGAGTGTGTAAGAGCAGAGTTGAAAGAGTTAGGAATGAGTGAGGgtgtgcaagaggaggaagaatgaagaatgaaagatgatagagaggaaagactttgaacatgaagggagggaagctgTGTTTTGTTCATGAGTATGCAAGAGGAGAGCtgaaaaagtaaggaatgatAGAGAgggtgtggaagaggagagttgAAAGAGTAAGGAATGATAGAGAgggtgtggaagaggagagttgAAAGAGTAAGGAATGATAGAGAgggtgtggaagaggagagttgAAAGAGTAAGGAATGATAGTGAGAGTGTGCAAGAGCAGAGTTGAAAGAGTTAGGAATGATAGTGAGGGAATCAGGAGGAAGAACAgtgaggaatgaaaaatgagagcGGAAAGACtttgaatatgaaaaacagagagagaaagagagaatttgtgtatatataaataaggcagaaatatgagaaacgaaaaaaattaaagagagaagacTTAGAACATGAAAagtagagaatgagaaagaggattTGTGTACATATACTCAAAATGCTATATATTAATTCTCTCTGTTGGCCGACCTTTCCCATGGGCAGGTGGACATGTACTGCGAGGAGCTGAACCTTCCTATGTCAGTGTATCCTCCACCCATCCTGACCTTGAACATTGTGGGTAACTCTGACCTTGCACTGACACATCGCCTGGGTCACATCCTTGCTAGGTGGGTCAGCAGGGGGTTgctctcctcccccccttctctctctctctctttctctttctctttttctttttctttctcattcttccttctccttctctctttctcttctccctccttctctttgtccttctccttttccttctctttcccctttctctttcttcctttctcccttcttcttccttctcttcctctttctctttttccttttatttcttacttctctttttatccttccctctttctccttctccttctctttctcctaacaCCACTTCATTGTACCTcccattcttcactattttcctaaTTTACCATGATAGACACGCATTAAAACACCCCCTTTGAAACACCTGAAATGCctgaaacactcaaaacacattgtACCTCAGTGTTGATATAGTGTTGATAACAGATCCACCACTTCTTTGCATGTATTCCTAGCGTAACCTCATTTTTATCCACTTATTTATCCCACGTCACTATTTTGTTTCCCtgtaatccaccaccaccaccaccaccaccacccacctatTCTTCCATGGTTCCTGCAGGGTGAAGGATCGACTGGCAACCCTGACAAAGATGAATGAGGAGGGATGTGAGGAGCAGATTCTGATTTTGTGTCTACAGGGAACGAGTGAAGTCAATGAAAGCgtgtttatcttcatttctggGCTTCTAGAGGGcacggtaagagagagagagagggagttggtagagggaggcagagagaggaggtagaggaaggtagagagagagagagaggagagagaggcagacaaggagagtagagaaggaggcagaggaagaggtaaaagaagggagagagagagaatttgtgtgtgtgtgagagagagagagagagagagaggggtttatGGGtgtacaagagagaaagaatgtgtgtaaataaggaaatgagagagagagaaagaagaaaaaatcattcAACACCTGACACATTTCACACCCGACTCACCCACAGGCCCTCTCGAAATTCTGGGAGAAGAGTCTTGATAAATTCTACCCGTTTGAGCATCTGAAAAAATTGAGGGCAAGGAAACATATTGGAAAGTTTGCCTCAGTCACCCACGCTctgcccttcctccctttcgttGGCAAGGCGCTGACTGAGATGGACAGGGAATGGACACAGGCTGAggtgagagtagtagtagtagtagtagtagtagtgatggtggtagtactgtTTAGAAGCATTAGTGAGTGGTGTAATATGATGTGTTTTTGAGGCTTCattttgtagtgtgtgtttgtgtggttctagtgatagattagcaGGGAAGCTTCAGAACCTCACTAGTTatttctgtagccttggaaaatagttgtagagagagagagagagagagaggatcaggaaatggaaggagaaaaggaaatgaaatgaggaagataataacagcaaaagagagagagaatcaggaaatggaaagaagaaagggaagttacatgaggaagatgagagagagagagaaagagagagcgagcataACCTTTTAGACTAAGGACACACAACCATCCACCTGCAACATACTAAatcattcctcccctccctccatgccctccctccctccggtcCAGTTTAAGAAGGTGAGGGCTGACGTGCTGGCCGATCTGAGTGCCGCTGGACTGACAGGCATTGAGGCGTGCCACAAAGCGTACTCAGCAGAAGTGAagcaggaggaagtggaaggcaCACAGAGAGAGCAGAGTGTGGCATGAGTGGagataaagatgaagtaaaAGTTTTTGTTTGTAAGGATGAAGTTTTTAGTTTCTGCAGATATTGTTAGCTagaaagtttgtgttttattgattttattattttatggaTGTGCGTTTAACCCTTAACACTACAAATCTTGAGGGATAAAAAAaccttatgttatttttttatgccgGCACAAATTTTGAGGAATTAAAAACCGTATGTTGCACAGATTTTAATTATTCAGTGTTTGAGGTTCTTCTCTTCAtgaattaagagaaaataagtcACATATTTGTACAAACATGCAAAATTCATCATTAGCTCCCTGTGTTGTATATTATGAGGTGGGGCACATGCTGTCCCACCAGGCAACTTGTGATGAATTTGcttgaaacactctctctctctctctctctctctctctctctctctctctctctctctctctctctctctctctctctctctctctctctctctctctctctcatgctaaacaaagaaatagagttttcatttaacatttcagatttatttcctttagatcatcaattttatctttcttttagtttcctttAAAATTGTGTAGCGGTcgtacaatttatttattttgaccaCTAGCAGGGAAACAATGTAGAGGTTAAGAAAATTTTTATACATTTGTGccttgaaggaggagaaaccTTTATTGTGTGAGGCAATATTGCTCTGGTACTCTTAAAGGCGCCAACCACAGTGTGTCTTGGCGGTCAATAATATCTTTTGTACTACCCATGTTTCCTTCCCCTTCGTATCCCTAAGatagagtgatggtggtggtggtggtggtggtggtgggggtagtgatggtttttgtggtggtggtggtggtggtacaaacGTTACTAACACCTCTTAAGTCTTGTCACAGCTCttgtttctctcacacacagcctTGTAATAGCAAATGGCAATGTTTACTGTGTCTTGTCATGCTGCACATTACCTCACTAAACACCTGTCACTCTAACCCtctattccacacacacacacacacacacacacacacacacacacacaccaactagATAATGTTTATTTTGTGGTTTGTCATGCTTACCACATTATCTCACTCCACACATCACATCTAACACTCCTCTATTCCATCCTTTCACAGTCTTCCACTTGACCTCACATCTCCACACAGTGTTTActtccacacatacacacacacactccattcatccattttttcctcttcacctgaACATTCACATCAGATACACATGCCTCTTAGATTTCACATTTCTCATAATCCACACATTTCATCCACACCCGtatacagtaataacaacaagtggtggttgtggtggttaggCTAAAGTACTGTTGAGATATTGGACGAAGAGTAGCATTATCTTCTGCCGATCTTCTACAGGGTGCATCTTACTGTAGGTGATAAACTGTCGCCGTGCCCTGGCCAGCTCACCGAGGGTTAcctgtagacacacacacacagcattatcatcattactgcaCCTTGTGGAAGTATCATTATCAATACCATCATTATTTCACCTAACATTTTTTACTTCATACATTGAGCTGCTGTGGaaatcataatcattatcataaACGTCATTATTTCATGCTGTGgagccacctgtgtgtgtgtgtggccagttGTACTAACCTTACGGCCCAGACACACAGCCTCCTCCACCCCTGGCACTCTGATGGCCTCTCCTGCTGTGGCTGTCTTCTGTGCTGTCATTATGCTGCTGGtcacttcctgagagagagagacagagagacacagagttTAGAGCGAGTTTTGTGTCTCAATTTTGTCCTGAAGGAATGTAggtcttttgagagagagagagagagagagagagagaatgtatgagtTTTTCCTAGCAACTGAATTTGTCAAACTTAAggaaagagtttttttttttttttttttgtgtgtgtgtgtgtgtgtgtgtgtttacctgcgtTGATTTGTCCAGCTCGTAGAGGAAGTTGGTGGATGAAAGCGGCTGTGTTTGGGTGGACTGGTTTGGGGGCGGTGGTTTGGTGAGGAAGAGCGCTGCGTAGATGTCCTCAAAGGGTGGCGTGTCCCAGGCAGCACGGTGAACATTGGGGCGTCccacctgcaccacacacacacacacaccacatcagaTTACCtctcaccactgccacacacaccacaccacaccatacacctTACATTACCACCTCATttcactgccacacaccacatcacctcacctcacctcacctcacctcacttcacttcactgtcACGCATGCTACACACACCTcactccacctccacacacacacacaccatatgttGCTTAGTACCTTCTCTACTTCTCTCATCACCAGTAACATTACGTGTCACTTATCGAGTTCAAGTTTGTAtatgatgtctctctctctctctctctcttatgtaacTATTCGTATATATTCCTGtgacttccttttccctctatgtgtgtgttttctctctagACATATACCCATTCAGTAACTTATCTCCTAAACTTCCCATCTTACCTGCACCACCTCCCATTACCTGTTGGTGCTGTTGGGAGCCTCATAGCGAAGCACCAAGCCATCAAACACCTCCCTCTGATACTGCTCCCCCTCAGGTCTCTCCAGGTTCCAGCCCCATGCCTCCTCTATCGCCACGGGACACTGCACCAGgcactgtgttgtgttgtactgCTTGCTGGCACAGTACAGCTCATACCTAGGGTAATATGTGGTTTTATCAAGGTGCTTTTCATAGGCTGTACCCTGCATGTCTTGGTCTCACTGACAGAGGTGCAGGGTCGGGAACGATCTCATTGTGAAGGGGCAGGGGTGAGCTAGTGTGCTGTGGTGTCAGGATTGGAGGAGGTGCAGGGTAGGGGACGGTTTCATTTTGAAGGGGCAGGAAGGGTGGTGGGCCAGTGTGCTTGTGGGGCCTTGCTGTGGTGTGCCAAGGCTCCTCAGAAGTAGTAGAGAACTCCAGGAGATTGTTCCTCTCCACGATGGGCTGATGAGCTTAcaatgtgtgtggggggggctAGCCTGGGCTGTTCCTGTGTGGGATTGCTAGCCTGGTAAAGACAGATTGACAGTTTCTTGTGTAGAGACCAGCTTAGCATACCAAGAGGGATAAAGAAGCAACACTGTACAGCTTGGGAGAAAATAAGTCAACATTTCActaaacacaggaggaggaggaggaggaggaggagggatatacATTTACAACTTTCTTCATattatccactctctctctctctctctctctctctctctctctctctctctcaccggaaGCCCTTGATGTAGTTAGCAGCATCGAGGATCACCACGTCGTCCTTGTTCAGTGTCCGCAGCACTTCAGCCTTCAGCCTCCCACggatctccttctcctgctgagAGTCACTGAACACTCCATTCTTGTCCTGGGTGaaattaatccctttagtaccgaGATGCATTTTTGtctgagtttttggtgtgattagatgattttatttatatcaggaagggtctatggaggtcagaagattaatggccacagtcttcactattttaatccccacacatgaTACTGAAGCTGTAATAAAATtgacaaatagtaaccagaatgaatatggagatgtgtttttttttagggccttttgagacagtttgtcatgttttttaaggcattttaagacagtttggcatgttttttacggcattttaagacagtttggcatgttttttacggcattttaagacagtttggcatgttttttacggcattttaatacagtttggcatgttttttacggcattttaagacagtttggctaccatatgaccattttatcgacattaggaagggtctatggaggtcagaagattaatggcctcagtcttcactattttaatccccacacaagattttgaagctgtacaaaatcgccaaatactaacgagaatgaatatggagactatTTTTTAGAGCATtttgagatagtttggcatgttttttagggcatttgaagacagtttggctaccatatgaccattttatcgacattaggaagggtctatggaggtcagaagattaatagccacagtcttcactattttaatccccacacaagtttctgaagctgaacaAAATCActaagtaaccagaatgaataaggaaatgtgttctggtactgaaggagttaatgacaGACAGTAGT
Proteins encoded in this window:
- the LOC123515449 gene encoding centromere protein I-like isoform X1 — translated: MSQEEVDKAVDFLVRNVSIRPRDLPQTEIKEAIVKLEEEALRGLLPSTILTLAQKVIFTNSYDSITRRRLLYCLIPKGQEFPMQVVPLAVSSASVKDVSVPWQYAVLCWLEGMLEFGIIQSSEPLIHICYTTVFNLLSSLTLSSIASRLLYHMTVRQDVTPNRVQVLLKLRLKPGFNIPASFVLRLYNLFRPDLVTGQLADRTVVKRLPPALKTRLLEARMRLQGEAEYLDTVEGKDRLWRDGAKLEKMNLHLRNTAVPLPYFNMCTLTVEEKKMRPLYATQYQSFSEMVRGMSEWERWVWPSNPAAHLACPLVVPLFRAHQVQVQVGLTNWLEVALRTELVEGIGAPSKERQDSLLNTAHELCFSHAASLPVISNFLLELMPVWNHSDNFKKVVRLLEFVGFTSTANLSPSVLRVVEQLMLSQPLIVWCRVVESVTAMVCRWLITEHQERTSGSSDGHDWPQQEEYSSALTGAWFVTKRLERMFLFGVLEYESHPLVIHHILDYYTQVDMYCEELNLPMSVYPPPILTLNIVGNSDLALTHRLGHILARVKDRLATLTKMNEEGCEEQILILCLQGTSEVNESVFIFISGLLEGTALSKFWEKSLDKFYPFEHLKKLRARKHIGKFASVTHALPFLPFVGKALTEMDREWTQAEFKKVRADVLADLSAAGLTGIEACHKAYSAEVKQEEVEGTQREQSVA
- the LOC123515449 gene encoding centromere protein I-like isoform X2, whose protein sequence is MQVVPLAVSSASVKDVSVPWQYAVLCWLEGMLEFGIIQSSEPLIHICYTTVFNLLSSLTLSSIASRLLYHMTVRQDVTPNRVQVLLKLRLKPGFNIPASFVLRLYNLFRPDLVTGQLADRTVVKRLPPALKTRLLEARMRLQGEAEYLDTVEGKDRLWRDGAKLEKMNLHLRNTAVPLPYFNMCTLTVEEKKMRPLYATQYQSFSEMVRGMSEWERWVWPSNPAAHLACPLVVPLFRAHQVQVQVGLTNWLEVALRTELVEGIGAPSKERQDSLLNTAHELCFSHAASLPVISNFLLELMPVWNHSDNFKKVVRLLEFVGFTSTANLSPSVLRVVEQLMLSQPLIVWCRVVESVTAMVCRWLITEHQERTSGSSDGHDWPQQEEYSSALTGAWFVTKRLERMFLFGVLEYESHPLVIHHILDYYTQVDMYCEELNLPMSVYPPPILTLNIVGNSDLALTHRLGHILARVKDRLATLTKMNEEGCEEQILILCLQGTSEVNESVFIFISGLLEGTALSKFWEKSLDKFYPFEHLKKLRARKHIGKFASVTHALPFLPFVGKALTEMDREWTQAEFKKVRADVLADLSAAGLTGIEACHKAYSAEVKQEEVEGTQREQSVA
- the LOC123515465 gene encoding LOW QUALITY PROTEIN: protein KTI12 homolog (The sequence of the model RefSeq protein was modified relative to this genomic sequence to represent the inferred CDS: inserted 1 base in 1 codon) codes for the protein MPLVLLSGFPSSGKSLRARQITDYLEAEKGKKVTVVRENEALGEDKNGVFSDSQQEKEIRGRLKAEVLRTLNKDDVVILDAANYIKGFRYELYCASKQYNTTQCLVQCPVAIEEAWGWNLERPEGEQYQREVFDGLVLRYEAPNSTNRWDAPMFTVLPXDTPPFEDIYAALFLTKPPPPNQSTQTQPLSSTNFLYELDKSTQEVTSSIMTAQKTATAGEAIRVPGVEEAVCLGRKVTLGELARARRQFITYSKMHPVEDRQKIMLLFVQYLNSTLA